The Agromyces marinus genome window below encodes:
- a CDS encoding Ig-like domain-containing protein: MNLRDLWNRRRSAVLTGGSVVAVVALVAGVAVASGGYTAQRIDLGDASVWVANDERLTVGRASTAVHELNAVVDTGGARAEIVQRGASVLVLDRDRASVGIVDATTSTVLDTVAVPGDAEIALAGDRVVLAADGDVWVWPADEFGSFDAESDPAVSFGPGAVVSVDEDGRIFGFVPSTGVLHASDADRPDDVRSTRIEAFEEADRVQVTSVAGRWAVFDETALVLHVEGGTTVDLDPVADPGDGAVLQRPAAGGDRVLLATRTRLVEAPLDGSGAVVLVDGRRGVPAAPVTHGGCSHAAWSDGMAWRDCGNAELVPLAGTTGSPSLAFLANGETLVLNDRRSGTTWAASGDYGVIDNWDDLLAVRRDEQTVEENDPDATPTIEKTQVPPVAVDDDFGARPGRSTLLPVLLDDYDANGDVLIVSATDGELPGWASLDIVANRQQIQLTLDADASGSFEFGYTIDDGRGGTAHANVAVTVRAPDENGAPEQVRPTRAVVEEGGRVTTAVLGEWVDPDGDPVFLRRATAEAPDRVSSTADGVVVFDEGAGRGPSRSIALVVSDGRDDGNGAMSVAVRPLGEAPVIAEPFVALATAGEEIEIEPLRHVRGGSGMPRLSAVPAKPKAEITPDFDSGTFRFRSEDVRTHYLEYTVTDGGETATGLVRVEVSAPPERDTTPITVPHTAFLRLDQPMEVDVLATDIDPTGGLLVLTGAAEEPVDALRIEVIDNRVLRVTLTQPLPTGSTSFGYRVSNGLADAVGAVTVVEVPRPDRFQPPIAVADTASARTGDVIDIPVLDNDAHPDGDRLVLAPELEQAPAAGLLFTSAGRLRFAAPDAPGEYTGVYRVEGPDGQFGTAAVTITVRDADPEGNAAPVPRTATARVLAGGTVRIQISLGGIDPDGDSVQLIGEESNPERGSVVDRGPDWLEYRAGEYSAGTDSFSYAVVDALGARASGTVRVGVAPAAPGARPPVAIEDDVTVRPGRTVAVRVLENDSDPDGSPLRLTGAEPNTAGTSVETIDGLVVVDVPEEPDTYGAIYTIENERQSSASSFVRVTADPDAPLARPEAPDVVLSLTDVLEEDEVSVDVLEDVFIADADPGEADVALVAGYGDGARVEAEGDVRVEVRDARRIVPYSVGHPDDPGLRAYAFIWVPGRDDALPQLRRDAPPVRVTSGEEVVFELEDYVVAASGRPVRLTDAATVRASRSDGSDLVLDQDTLRFRSEDGYFGPASISFTVTDGASADDPDGRVGTIVVPIDVRPGEGQPPAFVGGVIDFEPGQEKAIDLERLTSSADADASDLEFRVVGPVPEGFDAGLDGGDLVVRTDASTAQGTRRSITIGVADGGIEGTPGRIDLRVVPSTRPLAQPAPDLAVAPRGRTTTVDVLENDAAGNPFPNSPLRVLRVRGVDAESLPPGLRVVPDDDRATLAVTVEPGADPVNTTLQYQVADATDDSSRYAWGTVTISVQDRPEPVTEARLTAFRDGEIDLAFGAGAANNSPIEGYRISLLDAGDGTELSASECAATTCTVPTTGNGPASAAVVRIQARNAIGLSHPVDLPEPVWSDVIPPPAAGLRALPLDGRLRVEWSPVPSGSGSPVETYAVWVAGSPVEVPASRACTASLCTFDSQDLANGSTVAVTVSARNGALPALAAWTEATTTGTPFGVPFAGAMNDPVPNPAAGSVVVSWSAFDGNGDAIDGYFVQRLVEGETAVPTGAQACTVTRPAPGSVVAPTVGGTVAEMVHVGPGTASVAFTGTDAQSARYGFVVWGYNRAGCVSTEVKTTVVRPAPDAISDVRSGMGWLGPETWDRHIDGVVGGTRRLQVIAVDGSGARVGSPRDFSGSGWLRQLLDRPFGQTARFQVRACTVWGTCGPWSETFPSGESPSLTFALPGRAYDPATRTWSWTADPANGGLPVEYRCGSRDDAGRPAQSSTSCTVENGRPGDAVWLDVEVAGVTARFEAR, encoded by the coding sequence ATGAACCTGCGGGATCTCTGGAACCGGCGCCGTTCGGCGGTGCTGACCGGCGGGTCCGTCGTCGCGGTCGTCGCCCTCGTCGCGGGCGTCGCCGTGGCATCCGGGGGCTACACCGCGCAGCGCATCGACCTCGGAGACGCCTCCGTGTGGGTCGCCAACGACGAACGGCTGACCGTCGGCCGGGCGAGCACGGCCGTGCACGAGCTCAACGCCGTCGTCGACACCGGCGGGGCGCGTGCCGAGATCGTCCAGCGCGGTGCGAGCGTGCTCGTGCTCGACCGGGACAGGGCGAGCGTCGGCATCGTCGACGCGACGACGTCGACCGTGCTCGACACCGTGGCCGTCCCGGGCGATGCCGAGATCGCGCTCGCCGGAGACCGCGTCGTCCTCGCCGCGGACGGCGACGTCTGGGTCTGGCCGGCGGACGAGTTCGGATCCTTCGACGCGGAATCGGACCCCGCGGTCTCGTTCGGCCCCGGAGCCGTCGTCTCCGTCGACGAGGACGGCCGGATCTTCGGGTTCGTCCCGAGCACCGGGGTGCTCCACGCCTCCGACGCGGACCGGCCCGACGACGTCCGCTCGACCCGGATCGAGGCGTTCGAGGAGGCGGATCGCGTCCAGGTGACCTCCGTCGCGGGACGTTGGGCGGTGTTCGATGAGACCGCACTCGTCCTGCACGTCGAGGGCGGAACGACGGTCGACCTCGATCCCGTCGCGGACCCCGGAGACGGAGCGGTCCTGCAGCGCCCGGCGGCCGGCGGCGACCGCGTGCTCCTCGCGACGCGCACGCGACTCGTCGAAGCGCCCCTCGACGGTTCCGGCGCGGTCGTCCTCGTCGACGGGCGGCGCGGCGTCCCCGCCGCTCCGGTCACGCACGGCGGATGCAGCCACGCCGCCTGGTCGGACGGCATGGCCTGGCGCGACTGCGGGAACGCCGAGCTCGTGCCGCTCGCGGGAACGACCGGATCGCCGTCGCTCGCGTTCCTGGCGAACGGCGAGACGCTCGTGCTCAACGACCGCCGCTCGGGCACGACCTGGGCGGCATCCGGCGACTACGGCGTGATCGACAACTGGGACGACCTGCTGGCCGTCCGACGCGACGAGCAGACGGTCGAGGAGAACGACCCCGACGCGACGCCGACCATCGAGAAGACCCAGGTGCCGCCCGTGGCCGTCGACGACGACTTCGGCGCGCGGCCGGGCCGATCGACGCTGCTGCCCGTGCTGCTCGACGACTACGACGCGAACGGCGACGTGCTCATCGTCTCCGCGACCGACGGCGAACTGCCCGGCTGGGCGAGCCTCGACATCGTCGCGAACCGCCAGCAGATCCAGCTCACCCTCGACGCGGACGCGTCCGGCTCCTTCGAGTTCGGGTACACGATCGACGACGGTCGTGGCGGCACGGCGCACGCGAACGTCGCGGTCACGGTGCGCGCGCCGGACGAGAACGGCGCCCCCGAGCAGGTGCGGCCGACCCGGGCGGTCGTCGAGGAGGGCGGCCGCGTCACGACGGCGGTGCTCGGCGAGTGGGTCGATCCCGACGGCGACCCCGTGTTCCTCAGGCGCGCGACGGCCGAGGCGCCCGACCGCGTGTCGTCCACCGCCGACGGCGTCGTCGTGTTCGACGAGGGGGCCGGCCGCGGGCCCTCCCGGTCGATCGCGCTGGTCGTCTCCGACGGCCGCGACGACGGCAACGGTGCGATGAGCGTCGCGGTGCGCCCGCTCGGCGAGGCACCGGTCATCGCCGAGCCGTTCGTCGCGCTCGCGACCGCCGGCGAGGAGATCGAGATCGAACCCCTCAGGCACGTGCGGGGCGGGTCGGGGATGCCGCGCCTGAGCGCGGTCCCCGCCAAGCCGAAGGCCGAGATCACCCCCGACTTCGACTCGGGCACCTTCCGCTTCCGATCCGAGGACGTGCGAACGCACTACCTCGAGTACACCGTGACCGACGGCGGCGAGACGGCCACGGGACTCGTGAGGGTCGAGGTGAGCGCCCCGCCGGAACGCGACACCACGCCCATCACGGTTCCGCACACCGCGTTCCTGCGCCTCGACCAGCCGATGGAGGTCGATGTGCTCGCGACCGACATCGACCCGACCGGGGGGCTGCTCGTCCTCACCGGCGCGGCCGAGGAACCCGTCGACGCACTGCGGATCGAGGTCATCGACAACCGCGTGCTGCGCGTCACGCTCACGCAGCCGCTGCCGACCGGGTCGACCAGCTTCGGCTATCGGGTGAGCAACGGCCTCGCCGATGCCGTCGGCGCCGTCACGGTCGTCGAGGTGCCCCGCCCCGACCGGTTCCAGCCGCCGATCGCCGTAGCGGACACGGCGTCGGCGCGAACGGGCGACGTCATCGACATCCCGGTCCTCGACAACGACGCGCACCCCGACGGCGACCGGCTCGTCCTCGCTCCCGAACTCGAGCAGGCCCCCGCCGCGGGGCTGCTCTTCACCTCGGCCGGGCGCCTGCGCTTCGCCGCACCCGATGCGCCCGGCGAGTACACCGGCGTCTATCGCGTCGAGGGACCGGACGGCCAGTTCGGGACCGCCGCCGTGACCATCACGGTGCGCGACGCCGATCCCGAGGGCAACGCGGCCCCGGTGCCGCGAACCGCCACCGCGCGGGTCCTCGCGGGCGGCACGGTCCGGATCCAGATCTCGCTCGGCGGCATCGACCCCGACGGCGACTCGGTCCAGCTCATCGGCGAGGAGTCCAACCCCGAGCGGGGGTCCGTCGTGGATCGCGGCCCCGACTGGCTCGAGTACCGGGCCGGCGAGTACTCGGCCGGCACGGACTCCTTCTCGTACGCGGTGGTCGACGCCCTCGGAGCCCGGGCGAGCGGAACCGTTCGCGTCGGCGTGGCGCCGGCCGCGCCGGGCGCCCGGCCCCCCGTCGCGATCGAGGACGACGTGACCGTGCGGCCCGGCCGGACCGTCGCCGTCCGGGTGCTCGAGAACGACAGCGACCCCGACGGGTCGCCGCTGCGGCTGACCGGGGCGGAGCCGAACACCGCAGGCACGTCGGTCGAGACGATCGACGGCCTCGTCGTGGTCGACGTTCCCGAGGAGCCCGACACCTACGGAGCGATCTACACGATCGAGAACGAGCGCCAGTCGAGCGCCTCGAGCTTCGTCCGCGTCACCGCCGACCCCGATGCCCCGCTCGCCCGGCCCGAGGCGCCCGACGTCGTCCTCAGCCTCACGGACGTGCTCGAGGAGGACGAGGTCTCGGTCGACGTCCTCGAGGACGTCTTCATCGCGGATGCGGACCCGGGCGAAGCCGACGTTGCGCTCGTCGCCGGGTACGGCGACGGCGCGCGCGTCGAAGCCGAGGGCGACGTGCGGGTGGAGGTCCGCGACGCCCGCCGCATCGTGCCCTACTCGGTCGGCCACCCCGACGACCCGGGCCTTCGCGCGTACGCGTTCATCTGGGTGCCGGGCCGCGACGACGCGCTGCCGCAGCTGCGCCGCGACGCACCACCCGTTCGCGTGACCTCGGGTGAGGAGGTCGTCTTCGAGCTCGAGGACTACGTCGTCGCGGCGTCCGGCCGTCCGGTCAGGTTGACGGATGCCGCGACCGTGCGCGCGTCCCGATCGGACGGGAGCGACCTCGTCCTCGACCAGGACACCCTCCGGTTCCGGAGCGAGGACGGGTACTTCGGGCCGGCATCCATCTCATTCACCGTGACGGACGGAGCGAGCGCGGACGATCCGGATGGACGGGTCGGGACCATCGTCGTGCCGATCGACGTCCGGCCGGGGGAGGGGCAGCCGCCCGCATTCGTCGGAGGCGTGATCGACTTCGAGCCCGGCCAGGAGAAGGCCATCGACCTCGAGCGCCTGACGAGCTCAGCGGATGCCGACGCGAGCGACCTGGAGTTCCGGGTCGTCGGCCCGGTGCCCGAGGGGTTCGACGCGGGCCTCGACGGCGGCGACCTCGTGGTCCGCACCGACGCGAGCACGGCCCAGGGCACGCGCCGGTCGATCACGATCGGCGTCGCCGACGGCGGGATCGAGGGGACGCCGGGCCGGATCGACCTGCGGGTCGTGCCGTCGACGAGGCCGCTCGCGCAGCCGGCGCCGGACCTCGCCGTCGCCCCGCGCGGTCGGACCACGACCGTCGACGTGCTCGAGAACGACGCCGCCGGCAACCCGTTCCCGAACTCGCCGCTGCGCGTCCTGCGCGTGCGCGGGGTGGATGCGGAGAGCCTTCCGCCCGGGCTCAGGGTCGTGCCCGACGACGACCGCGCGACGCTCGCCGTGACGGTCGAGCCGGGAGCCGATCCCGTCAACACGACGCTGCAGTACCAGGTGGCCGACGCCACGGATGACTCGAGCAGGTACGCCTGGGGCACGGTCACGATCTCGGTCCAGGATCGTCCCGAACCGGTCACCGAGGCACGGCTCACCGCGTTCCGCGACGGCGAGATCGACCTCGCGTTCGGCGCGGGTGCCGCGAACAACTCGCCGATCGAGGGCTACCGGATCAGCCTGCTCGACGCGGGCGACGGAACGGAGCTCAGCGCCTCGGAGTGCGCTGCGACCACCTGCACCGTTCCGACGACCGGGAACGGTCCGGCTTCGGCCGCGGTGGTCCGGATCCAGGCCCGCAACGCGATCGGGCTCAGCCACCCGGTCGACCTGCCCGAACCGGTCTGGTCGGACGTCATCCCGCCGCCGGCAGCGGGCCTTCGAGCGCTCCCGCTCGACGGACGACTGCGCGTGGAGTGGAGCCCGGTCCCATCCGGATCGGGCAGCCCGGTCGAGACGTACGCGGTCTGGGTCGCCGGTTCGCCCGTCGAGGTTCCGGCGTCCAGGGCCTGCACGGCGTCGCTGTGCACCTTCGACTCCCAGGACCTCGCCAACGGCAGCACGGTGGCGGTGACCGTGAGTGCACGCAACGGCGCGCTCCCGGCGCTCGCCGCGTGGACCGAGGCCACGACGACGGGAACGCCCTTCGGCGTGCCGTTCGCGGGAGCGATGAACGATCCGGTTCCGAATCCCGCGGCGGGCAGCGTGGTCGTGTCGTGGTCTGCGTTCGACGGCAACGGCGACGCGATCGACGGGTACTTCGTCCAGCGGCTCGTCGAGGGGGAGACCGCCGTGCCGACGGGCGCCCAGGCGTGCACGGTCACCCGTCCCGCACCGGGAAGCGTCGTCGCCCCCACGGTGGGCGGGACGGTCGCCGAGATGGTGCACGTGGGGCCCGGGACGGCGAGCGTGGCGTTCACGGGCACCGACGCGCAGTCGGCGAGGTACGGGTTCGTCGTCTGGGGGTACAACCGGGCCGGGTGCGTCTCCACGGAGGTCAAGACGACCGTCGTGCGTCCGGCGCCCGACGCGATCAGCGACGTCCGGAGCGGGATGGGATGGCTCGGCCCCGAGACCTGGGACCGCCACATCGACGGCGTCGTCGGCGGAACCCGCCGGCTGCAGGTGATCGCGGTGGACGGGTCGGGAGCGCGGGTCGGTTCGCCGCGGGACTTCTCGGGGTCGGGATGGCTCCGCCAGCTGCTCGACCGCCCGTTCGGGCAGACGGCCCGGTTCCAGGTCCGCGCGTGCACCGTGTGGGGCACCTGCGGGCCGTGGTCCGAGACGTTCCCGAGCGGCGAATCCCCATCGCTCACCTTCGCCCTGCCGGGGCGGGCGTACGACCCGGCGACGCGCACCTGGTCGTGGACGGCCGATCCCGCCAACGGCGGGCTCCCCGTCGAGTACCGCTGCGGGTCGCGCGACGATGCAGGCAGGCCCGCGCAGTCCTCGACGTCCTGCACGGTCGAGAACGGCAGGCCCGGCGACGCGGTCTGGTTGGATGTTGAGGTCGCGGGCGTCACCGCGAGATTCGAGGCACGATGA
- a CDS encoding AAA family ATPase yields MTMTPEDATRFASNLDELVGAVEEVLLGKNRVIRLAFTALLSEGHLLLEDVPGTGKTSLARTMAQSVAGTSNRVQFTPDLLPGDITGVSVYDQRSRAFEFHPGPVFANIVLADEINRASPKTQSALLEVMEEGQVTVDGQTHPVARPFMVIATQNPVEQAGTYRLPEAQLDRFLMRTSIGYPDHASTIRILEGTDQRAHDHRVEARLDAAEIVEMAALARTVYVDPTINDYVSRLVDATRSATEVRLGVSVRGALALVRAAKTHAAGRGRHYVVPDDVKALAEPVLAHRIILDPEAEFDGVTASNLIAQVLIETPPPAARQVG; encoded by the coding sequence ATGACGATGACGCCCGAGGACGCCACCCGGTTCGCGTCGAACCTCGACGAGCTCGTCGGAGCCGTCGAGGAGGTGCTGCTCGGCAAGAACCGCGTCATCCGGCTCGCGTTCACCGCGCTGCTGAGCGAGGGGCACCTCCTGCTCGAGGACGTGCCCGGCACGGGAAAGACCTCGCTCGCGCGAACCATGGCCCAGTCGGTCGCGGGGACGAGCAACCGCGTGCAGTTCACCCCCGACCTGCTCCCGGGCGACATCACCGGCGTCTCCGTCTACGACCAGCGCTCGCGTGCATTCGAGTTCCATCCCGGCCCCGTCTTCGCGAACATCGTGCTCGCCGACGAGATCAACCGGGCCAGCCCGAAGACGCAGTCCGCGCTGCTCGAGGTCATGGAGGAGGGCCAGGTCACCGTCGACGGTCAGACCCACCCCGTCGCCCGTCCGTTCATGGTCATCGCGACCCAGAACCCCGTCGAGCAGGCAGGCACCTACCGGCTCCCCGAAGCGCAGCTGGACCGATTCCTCATGCGCACCTCGATCGGATACCCGGACCACGCGTCGACCATCCGGATCCTCGAGGGAACCGACCAGCGCGCGCACGACCATCGCGTCGAGGCACGCCTGGACGCCGCCGAGATCGTCGAGATGGCGGCGCTCGCGCGCACCGTCTACGTCGACCCGACCATCAACGACTACGTCTCGCGTCTCGTCGACGCGACCCGGAGCGCGACCGAGGTGCGCCTCGGCGTGAGCGTCCGCGGCGCACTCGCGCTCGTGCGCGCCGCGAAGACGCACGCCGCGGGCCGCGGGCGGCACTACGTCGTCCCCGACGACGTCAAGGCCCTCGCCGAGCCCGTGCTCGCGCACCGGATCATCCTCGATCCCGAGGCCGAGTTCGACGGCGTCACCGCATCCAACCTCATCGCACAGGTGCTCATCGAGACCCCACCGCCCGCAGCGAGGCAGGTCGGGTGA
- a CDS encoding DUF58 domain-containing protein, translating to MSSDTRTIIPEEAASQGLLAVVIARAVVAARAAASVLERTTRAARSVVTPLGWGVIAGGIASLVLAYGWGWTELAVIGWGLLFVAAAASLWLVGRGAGQILLTLPVPRVAVGETAEARLVARNPGRRRFSGARLEIPVGRRVVELLLPALSRGGEVDEHVGIPTDRRGIVAVGPARTVRADPLGLMRREIVWSDVRELHVHPRTVAVSALSTGYLRDLEGSPTRDLTASDIAFHALREYQPGDDRRYIHWRSSAKTGTFMVRQFEETRRSRLMVLLDLRPDAYEDPDDFELAVSVAASIGARAIRDARSLAFAVSGRWRSGRPALNRRTALNRRTAPGAEPVRSRSGIAAVRELPTASRDRLLDALCIEERDPRAAALGDVARAAAESISGVSLAFVITGGACEVADLRQAATRLPLGVETIAVRCRSEGEASARSVGGVAVYGIGYLEDLASLLARTASVA from the coding sequence GTGAGCTCCGACACCCGGACGATCATCCCCGAGGAGGCCGCGAGCCAGGGCCTGCTCGCGGTGGTCATCGCTCGCGCGGTCGTCGCCGCGCGAGCCGCGGCATCCGTTCTCGAACGCACGACCCGTGCGGCGCGCTCGGTCGTGACGCCCCTCGGCTGGGGCGTGATCGCCGGCGGGATCGCCTCGCTCGTCCTCGCGTACGGCTGGGGGTGGACCGAGCTCGCCGTGATCGGCTGGGGCCTGCTGTTCGTCGCGGCCGCGGCCTCCCTCTGGCTGGTCGGGCGGGGAGCCGGACAGATCCTGCTCACGCTCCCCGTCCCGCGCGTCGCCGTCGGCGAGACCGCCGAGGCGCGCCTGGTCGCCCGCAATCCCGGACGTCGGCGATTCTCGGGCGCCCGGCTCGAGATCCCGGTCGGTCGCCGGGTCGTGGAACTGCTCCTGCCGGCGCTCTCGCGCGGCGGGGAGGTCGACGAGCACGTCGGCATCCCGACCGACCGACGCGGCATCGTCGCCGTCGGACCGGCGCGCACCGTCCGTGCCGACCCCCTCGGGCTCATGCGACGCGAGATCGTGTGGTCGGACGTGCGCGAACTGCACGTGCATCCCCGAACGGTCGCGGTGTCGGCGCTGAGCACCGGGTACCTCCGCGACCTCGAGGGGTCGCCGACACGCGACCTGACGGCGAGCGACATCGCCTTCCATGCGCTCCGGGAGTACCAGCCGGGGGACGACCGACGGTACATCCACTGGCGCAGTTCGGCCAAGACCGGCACGTTCATGGTGCGCCAGTTCGAGGAGACCCGGCGCAGCCGTCTCATGGTGCTGCTCGACCTCCGCCCGGACGCGTACGAGGACCCCGACGACTTCGAGCTGGCGGTGAGCGTCGCGGCATCGATCGGGGCCCGCGCCATCCGCGACGCGAGGAGCCTGGCGTTCGCGGTGTCGGGTCGGTGGCGGAGCGGTCGGCCCGCCCTGAATCGTCGCACCGCCCTGAACCGTCGCACCGCCCCGGGGGCCGAGCCCGTGCGCTCACGCTCGGGCATCGCAGCGGTCCGCGAACTGCCGACGGCGTCGCGCGACCGGCTCCTCGACGCGCTGTGCATCGAGGAGCGCGACCCTCGCGCCGCCGCCCTCGGGGACGTCGCGCGCGCCGCCGCCGAGTCCATCTCGGGGGTCTCGCTCGCGTTCGTGATCACCGGGGGAGCCTGCGAGGTCGCCGACCTGCGGCAGGCCGCGACGCGGCTTCCGCTCGGGGTCGAGACGATCGCGGTGCGCTGCCGATCCGAGGGCGAGGCGAGCGCACGCTCGGTCGGGGGCGTCGCCGTCTACGGGATCGGCTACCTCGAGGACCTGGCCTCCCTGCTCGCGCGGACGGCGTCGGTGGCATGA
- a CDS encoding transglutaminase-like domain-containing protein, with the protein MSAAPAQGQPRTTRPFGAGSRPGAVRLRGSALGSAIVGTLLVMLVLATAMIPWWPIYESARFLVAATVAIVTGAAIALAGAIWRWPAWAVVGAVAAGYVVLGVPVAVPARAYAGVLPTAEGVIDLVLAASLSWKQLVTISVPVGSYQALLVPPFLLGLIASAAAVTIAVRTRHPALALLPPAALLITGIVLGVVHDEGAFTAGAAFLVASIAWLVRLAFARTRPEARIGSNSALAEVRRIIGAALVLAVALGGATAASLAMPAGPRDVVRAELRPPFDPRTQDSPLSGFRAAFAPEVADREMLGVTGLPNGVGLRIAVLDTYDGIVYSVGGSDRSAASGQFTRLPYRLDQSDEAGRPVALEVEVLGYRDVWVPGAGSLERIEFDEPRADALADEFAYNDVTGTAAVRSGLQAGDGYRASSVATVGGVDLTLLRPGGAILPESPEAPDELLRLLDAWTRSSDEPGARLAAVIEGFHREGYVSHGLEDETPSRSGHALDRIAELATANPMVGDGEQYAVAAALLAREIGFPARVVVGYLPRPEDDAGAARVLRSSDLQAWIEVQAADGAWIPVDPNPEVRPVPEREPDDPTVVSRPQSALPPPEDPTPLDDRSGEPDSGSQDPDRDDAWVAALIATLRIVGIVLAFLALLASPFAAILVAKARRRRLRRRAPTSVERIEGGWQEFADQAADHGYPIVPTATRAEQAAVVGGLAPAVLAAVVDRAVFGPDGPHPGDDDRVWESVDELRGRLDEPRSRRERLRARVSLASLGGYAGSRKGTGT; encoded by the coding sequence ATGAGCGCGGCACCGGCCCAGGGGCAGCCGCGCACGACGCGGCCGTTCGGCGCAGGCTCGCGGCCCGGCGCAGTGCGCCTGCGCGGGTCCGCGCTCGGGTCCGCGATCGTCGGGACGCTGCTCGTGATGCTGGTCCTGGCGACCGCGATGATCCCGTGGTGGCCGATCTACGAGTCCGCGCGGTTCCTCGTCGCCGCGACGGTCGCGATCGTCACGGGAGCCGCGATCGCCCTCGCCGGGGCGATCTGGAGGTGGCCCGCGTGGGCGGTCGTCGGAGCGGTCGCGGCGGGCTACGTCGTGCTGGGCGTCCCCGTCGCGGTGCCCGCGCGGGCCTACGCCGGGGTGCTTCCCACCGCCGAAGGCGTCATCGACCTCGTGCTCGCGGCGTCGCTGTCGTGGAAGCAGCTCGTCACGATCTCCGTGCCCGTCGGCTCGTACCAGGCGCTCCTCGTGCCGCCGTTCCTCCTGGGCCTCATCGCGAGCGCTGCCGCCGTCACGATCGCCGTGCGCACCCGCCACCCCGCGCTCGCGCTCCTGCCGCCCGCGGCACTCCTCATCACGGGAATCGTGCTCGGCGTCGTGCACGACGAGGGCGCCTTCACGGCGGGCGCGGCGTTCCTCGTCGCGAGCATCGCCTGGCTCGTCCGCCTCGCCTTCGCGCGGACCCGGCCCGAGGCGCGCATCGGGTCCAATTCCGCGCTCGCCGAGGTGCGGCGGATCATCGGCGCGGCGCTCGTCCTCGCCGTCGCGCTCGGCGGGGCCACCGCCGCGTCGCTGGCCATGCCGGCCGGCCCTCGGGACGTGGTGCGCGCCGAGCTGCGCCCGCCGTTCGACCCGCGGACCCAGGACAGCCCGCTGTCCGGCTTCCGTGCGGCGTTCGCACCCGAGGTCGCCGATAGGGAGATGCTCGGCGTGACCGGCCTGCCGAACGGGGTCGGCCTGCGCATCGCGGTGCTCGACACCTACGACGGCATCGTGTACTCCGTCGGCGGGAGCGATCGCTCGGCCGCCTCGGGCCAGTTCACGAGGCTGCCGTACCGCCTGGACCAGTCGGACGAAGCCGGGCGGCCCGTGGCGCTCGAGGTCGAGGTGCTCGGCTATCGCGACGTCTGGGTGCCGGGAGCAGGGAGCCTCGAGCGCATCGAGTTCGACGAGCCGCGAGCGGATGCCCTCGCGGACGAGTTCGCATACAACGACGTGACCGGGACCGCGGCCGTCCGATCCGGCCTGCAGGCCGGCGACGGATACCGGGCGAGCTCGGTCGCGACCGTCGGCGGCGTCGACCTGACGCTGCTGCGCCCCGGCGGCGCCATCCTCCCGGAATCGCCAGAGGCGCCCGACGAACTGCTGCGGCTGCTCGACGCGTGGACGCGTTCCTCCGACGAGCCCGGCGCGCGGCTGGCGGCCGTCATCGAGGGCTTCCATCGCGAGGGCTACGTCAGCCACGGGCTGGAGGACGAGACGCCGAGCCGATCCGGCCACGCGCTCGACCGGATCGCCGAGCTCGCGACGGCCAACCCGATGGTGGGGGACGGCGAGCAGTACGCGGTCGCGGCTGCGCTCCTCGCGCGCGAGATCGGCTTCCCGGCACGGGTCGTGGTCGGCTACCTGCCACGGCCCGAGGACGACGCAGGGGCCGCACGGGTGCTCCGCAGCTCCGACCTGCAGGCCTGGATCGAAGTGCAGGCAGCGGACGGAGCGTGGATCCCGGTCGACCCCAACCCGGAGGTGCGCCCCGTACCCGAGCGGGAGCCGGACGACCCCACGGTGGTCTCGCGGCCCCAGTCGGCCCTGCCGCCGCCGGAGGACCCGACACCGCTCGACGACCGTTCGGGCGAGCCGGACTCCGGATCGCAGGACCCCGATCGCGACGACGCCTGGGTCGCCGCGCTCATCGCAACCCTGCGGATCGTCGGCATCGTCCTCGCGTTCCTCGCGCTGCTCGCGAGCCCGTTCGCCGCGATCCTCGTGGCCAAGGCGCGCCGCCGCCGCCTCCGGCGACGAGCTCCGACGTCCGTCGAACGGATCGAGGGCGGATGGCAGGAGTTCGCGGACCAGGCGGCCGACCACGGATACCCGATCGTTCCGACCGCGACTCGCGCCGAACAGGCCGCGGTCGTCGGCGGTCTCGCACCCGCGGTACTCGCCGCAGTCGTCGATCGGGCCGTCTTCGGCCCGGACGGACCGCATCCGGGCGACGACGATCGCGTCTGGGAGTCGGTCGACGAACTCAGGGGACGCCTCGACGAGCCGAGATCGCGGCGCGAGCGCCTGCGCGCGCGGGTCTCGCTCGCCTCGCTCGGCGGGTACGCTGGCTCGCGGAAGGGAACGGGGACGTGA
- a CDS encoding FHA domain-containing protein — MNCRICGATLPEGAMFCGACGSSTSATPESRRPFDPRPGDTFVIHRTETGVLSVPVHPPGPFEPPAASAPAPAPDEDADEEPASGATPEEAPPAASAFVLTFTTGEVVTVRGTGLVGRRPLAEPEEAFDHLVQIVDRGVSVSKTHLEFGQHEGALWVADRYSANGTVVRRPGESGVRCEPGRRVLVPRGSRVEIGEQAFTVA, encoded by the coding sequence GTGAACTGCCGGATCTGCGGAGCGACACTGCCCGAGGGGGCGATGTTCTGCGGCGCGTGCGGGAGCTCGACGTCGGCGACGCCCGAGTCCCGGAGGCCGTTCGACCCGCGACCCGGCGACACCTTCGTCATCCACCGCACCGAGACCGGCGTGCTCAGCGTGCCGGTGCATCCGCCCGGGCCGTTCGAACCGCCGGCCGCATCCGCGCCCGCTCCGGCACCCGATGAGGATGCCGACGAGGAACCCGCGAGCGGCGCCACGCCCGAGGAGGCTCCGCCCGCGGCATCCGCTTTCGTACTGACCTTCACGACCGGCGAGGTCGTGACCGTCCGGGGGACCGGCCTGGTCGGGCGCCGGCCGCTGGCCGAGCCCGAGGAGGCGTTCGACCACCTCGTGCAGATCGTCGATCGCGGCGTGTCGGTCTCGAAGACCCATCTCGAGTTCGGCCAGCACGAGGGCGCGCTCTGGGTGGCCGATCGGTACTCGGCGAACGGCACGGTCGTTCGCCGCCCGGGGGAGTCCGGGGTCCGGTGCGAGCCCGGTCGGCGGGTGCTCGTGCCGAGGGGGAGCCGCGTCGAGATCGGCGAGCAGGCGTTCACGGTCGCCTGA